The Anastrepha ludens isolate Willacy chromosome 2, idAnaLude1.1, whole genome shotgun sequence DNA window TTCCAGCCGCTTGTTTACAGATACCAGcgcaatatcatcagcatatccCACCATCTCTACCTTATAGGGAAGTTTTAATTTTAGGACCCCGTCGTACATAACATTCCAAAGTGCTGGCCCCAGGACCGATCCCTGAGGAACCCCACCAGTAACTTCATACTTTTCCGGCCCATTATCAGTGTCGTACTGTAGGTTGCTGAAATAGCTTCTGACAATGCGCAAGGAATAACATGGcactttcaaaagttttaggGCTAGCAGTATGTTAGACCATTTTGCCGAATTGAAAGCATTTTTTACGTCCAATGATGACTGCTCAATATTTAATGGAGGTACTTCCCGCTGATAGCTTCCCGAGCTATGTCTGTGACTAGTCTGATAGCATCCACGGTTGACCTTGCGGAAACCAAACTGTTTATCAGAGAGTCCGCTGGAGCTTTCTAAGTTTTCCTGCAGGCGATCACATATGATACGTTCAAAAATGTTCCTTACTGTATCCAACATACAGAGGGATCTGTATGCGGATGGTTGGTCAGATTGCTTGCCTGGTTTAAGCAGCAACACCAATCGTTGCAATTTCCATCGCTTCTCCATGCCCAGAGACTCCGTGCTAATAATTTTCAAGGGAATGGAGATTTCTTAGAAAGAGATGGCCTAGGACTCATTGAGACAGGACACTTACGTGGAAACCTATTATTGAGAATATGGCCCAAGAGGCCAACATTGCATCGTACATATGCAAAAAGGCGGTCGGAATTAAATGGGGATTAACACCTCGTATTACACATTGTCCTTAAGCTTCGATAGTTTGGCCTATTTTACTATATGGGATACTTGTGGCCATCAACTCAAAACGCAAGTTAAATGAAATTTCTGAGCAAAGTCCAAAGAACTGCATCACCGACGCTTTGAAGACTACCCCAAGTAAAGCGCTCGAGGTGCTAGTCAACTTTCTTTCTCTAAATCTGGCAGGAAAACACGTGGCTGCCGCTTCAGCGCTCAGACTTAATAGTATGACGCTATGGAAGACCCGACGGCtctataccctatgatcaaaaagtaccgggaaggtgatgctGACTGTTTTCTGCGATTTCCAAGGCATGgtgcaccatgagtactttccatcgcaacagacagccaataaagaatattattcatccgttttgaagcgtttgagagaagctgtacgtcgcaaacggctgAAAATGTGggaaacaattcttggattttgcatgattatAACGCGCCagcgcaccgagcccaaattgtgctggattatttgaccaaacaccatgTAAATAAcaatgtgtgttgcttcagacgagtcatattttgaaagagataaaataaatttttccgaaatttagctctgttttgttttatttaaacattcccggtactttctgatcatagggtactaCTTATACATACTATGAGTAGTTATAGTCAATAAATTGAGTACTCTTTCCATAAACCCACCTTCAACAGACCCTTTAAGATTAACATCCCGTCAAAAAGAGAGCGGCACACTTAAAGGCCACGGAAGAAGAGGAGAAATAAATGTttacacggacggatccaagctagaaaataaagcAGGATATGAAGtgttttcaaaagaattaggactggaattATCTGTCCGACTTCCGAATTACTGCAGCGTCTACCTGACAAAGTCTTAGCCATAAAGGAGGTAACTGTGTACCTTAACAcacacgccgtaacaaaaattacgataaatatcttctcggatagccagaCGGCTATCAAATCAATTAAGGCAAATATACACTCATCATAGATTGCTGAGGAATGCCTGGCAGCTCTAATGATATCAGCACTGACTTCAAGTTCAGTCTTATATGAGTTCCGGGATATAGAGATATTAAACGAAATTACAAGGCCGACAAGCTAGCCAAAAAGGGCACTAATCTACCTCTGATTGAAAACAGAGGCCATATTGGAATCCCTCTGGTAACTTACAAATGtcggataaaaaataatattccccAAGAAATCAATAGATCATGGAGAGAAGATAATACTTGAgttacaaccaggctaatttggccgcaaatagtTAAGAAGAGGTTAAGAGAATTGCTCAAGCTCTTAATAGAGAACATCCTGAAAGTCGTAGCTTTCTTAAGCAAgccggtcattggctgttaggcAGGCACTCTTATgggctaggagtattttctctGAATAGTGCAGAAGTtttagagatgaggaagaggaagaaacagtagaacactgCCTCTGTAATTGTCtagccttagctaggagtagagcaaggTTATTACGAAAATACTCCTTTGACTCTATTACGAGACTGGGCTAAAACCTATCACAAGAGCGTGTAAATGGTtccatgataaataaaaaaatagtagggTTCTCGAGTTgcacagtggtaccacaacggacctGCTAAGTAAGTTGACTATTTTTAAAACCGACTGCCACAATAACCTTCATTGAAGGTTTAAAATATTCAGATCAGAATTttacaacatattaaaaaatcctATGAAAATCTCAAACATTAGATGTTTTTCTAACCGAAACTGTGGGAGCCAAAGATAAGTCCTACAGATAATAGGAGCATGTTAACTGCGGTTTAAGCATTTTTGATCATTGTGCAGTAACGCTCTTGGTCTTAAACTTAGATgcatagaatataaaaaaatatttatatacgtatattgTCAAAAAAGGGAGCACTGGCGCTTTAATTCCTCGAGGGAACCATTTGTGAAAATATACGCATGGAATGAGTTTTTAGTTCATCCCAACTCTTTCCACCAGTAAGTTTGCTAATTCATGGAATCTTCTACTACCAGGGTGTCAATGTTGATGTATTGGGTGGCATATCGGTAGTTCGATAGCAGTTCTTATGCTGTCTGACTCTTGGCACGACCCAAGCTTGGTAACCTCTTCGAACTATAGCCTGGTGTCAATCTTCGAATAAGGTAAAAGAAAGGCGTTAGATTGGGACAGCGAGACCGAGCAAGCTACGAGGCATAAACgaagggcctacagttttaagtcgactcgaAACAGCAAATCGTTTTTTATGTGGAGATTTTtcatattagaaatacattcggaggtttgccaatgcctgccgaggggcgaccgctgttagaaaaaacttgatcggtaatttttctgtttcattcacggagattcgaacttacgcacttccgaatggtagtcacgcatcaacttattcggctacggcagccgggGCATATACTGCACGGATATTATCAGTTTAAGTGATTAAAGAGCTTTCTCACTTTCGGACTACCCGCCTGGATAGACTGAGACTGAGAAAGCAATAAAGGTAAATTTTCAGACAAGGTTTTATACTAAGATCCTTTAAGAACCGATTTAACAAAGGCCTGCCTTTAAATgctgaagcaatttttttattgctaggAGCGTTTTTGAGTCAACTGTCTTAAACTTCCTAAGCTTTCTGCACTTGTAATGTCTACTAAGTTGCTCAGTGTTTGGTCCAAAGAGAGGCGCTATCTGCTACCAAAAGCGAAGAAGAAGCTTAACGAAATTGGGCAGATACGGTAACGACACACCTTTCGACTTTGAAATAATAATGCGGCGCATGAAACTTGGCTTTAAAAGAACTTGAAGTGGCTTAAaagaactcatttttttagacGACCAAGACAAAAATTAGAGTTATTTGGAATACTTCGGAGGCATAAATGCCTTCaacatttattcattcattcattcgatTATTTATTAAACACATCAAGTTATACTTAACGGTTATACCGTTGACGCCAACGTTGATGGCGCCGCAGTAGTGCAATCTGGGCATTAAATTTGCGCGCCATTGCACGCACTTGACTGAGATCGCGCAATTGCGGTCCATATGATGGACCTTCTTCTTCTCGATCTGTCATCTTGCGTTTCCCTGCCTTTTTCTCAGCATCGtccacagatttctcaatttgttCCTTAACGTCGCCCTTCTCCGGATCATAAACACGCttcctacaacaaaaacaacatgtaCGTTTACACCAACGACCCCAGTCGCCAAATTCGACTTTAAGAAACTCATAAAAGCTCAATTCATTCGCCTCCTCATCATCCAAAGTAATTTTGTTCTCCGAAAAATAGTCGCAGATCAAAGTAATGAACAGATTCAGTAAAACAATGGCAATTACGAACATTAAAAGCGCATACAAAATGAAACCGAGTGTCAAACCACCAAAGGTAAGTTCATCCGGACTAATACTTTTGCTAAAGCCAAATGAGTAGCTCATCGAAGTAGTGAAGCTCCCAGTGAGGTGCGTGAAGTGTTTGGTGTCGTTGCCGTTAATTATATACGAACTGAAACCGAAAGCGATTAACCAAATGATGATGACCGCCAATAGCGTAAGTAATGCATAACGAGCGCGATAGAGTGTGCGTGTAAAGACACGAAATGGTTTGGCAAACTGAAATACCTTCCAAAGGCGTAAAGTGGTCAGAGAAATGAGAAAGCCAATGGCCAGATTAGCTATATGATCCATTTTTGCAGGCACTCGGAAATCCACAAACTCCAACTTCATCGAGTTCTCGAAACGCGTCATCAACGAAGCCACCTTAGCCTCGCGTGcaataatcaaaataattatGAAGACATTCAAGCACACCATCACACAATCCACTACATTCCATGGCGAAGCGGACATCTTTGTCTTATAAAGCAGATTCAAAATCAAATGCTTGGTGAAATATATAAAGGAGAAAAGATACAGCAGGAATATGGTAAGCATAACTCCAGGTATATTGTCCAAATTCATCAGCAACTTAACACTCTCTACGTCAAGAAGTGGGAGTACATCGCCGAATGGTGTAAACTCCATGAAAATCGTGCAGACGCTGAAAATGTTCGAGTCGGCATTATAGAGTGTGAAGTCGACGAAGATGCCAGCAGTTCGCTCGTCTATCCAATTGGATTTCCGTAGATATTGGAGTATTGTTAAACTATTGTTCAAGTCACGTGATAAAAACGTTAAATAACCGTTATTCCcttcatatgtatataagtggcCCTTATGATATCGAGTTGTAAATAAATTCGAATCTAATTCTCCTTGCAACCATGGcccatatgtgtgtacatacttgCTGATGTAGTGTAACCTCTCAAAGGGCAACTCCCAGCGTGGCATATAGTTTCTGGTATCGAAACGTGGGGAGGTCAGACCGATGTACTTATCTTCACGTCGCACCTGCCTCAGACGCACTACACTCAGCAGTTTAGCTATATTATAATTTATCCAACCGGGTTCCGAGATCACCTCGTCATTGTAATCTTTTCCCTGATTGAAAGCTTCAATTGTTACGCTTGCTATGTACCTATAGACACCATCCAAATTGGTCACATAGTGAAGGCCAACATCACCCAATCGTGTCTCTGCGAATACCGTTCTCATCGTGCGCGTATTGTAATACACGAGATAATCACGTGAACCAACTACCAAAAGCATTaggaacagaaaatatatgccATACAGCCGTAACTCGTTAATGATCAGTTTGTATTTGAGATTTAGCGACTCGTTGTAATGTGCCGGCGCAGCATACATAGCTGCCTCATGACTGGCCAACTGCAGGCGCACCAAAGCATCCTCATCATAGTTATTTGTGGTGGCAGAGCGTCCCACATCCGGTCCCTCTTGTACTGCTGGCCTCTTGCGCAACGCGGAGTAGCAGGAATAACCCAGGAATTTGCAGAAGTCGCCGATGAGGCATTGAAAGAGTAGCACGACAGCGATAACAAATAGTAGCCCACGAAATTTCCGTGACTCGTGTGAGAACCCGAAAACAAGAATGATGACAATTAGACAGAGCACAACAATGAAGATGCATACCCCTAAGAGAATGAGCATTTTGCGATTCGGCTCCATGATGCTTGTATTGAAGAaggatttatgatatttttttttatttttctattgcaGAACTATTTTCCTTTTGATTTTACAAagcgaattttttaataaacaaaaaacatatgtcAAGACTCAAACGTTACGATATATAATTCATTGATATTGTAATGGAACGAAGTAAAGTACTTCAGCAGGAAGTATGTAAGTATTGAGTTGTATCAGAGAATAAGTTCGTagtgtttttaccgaagacttatatttaaacaaaaaacaataattataccaacaaattaatcaattatatgttcgccgttgctgtttacaacctcttcccacctctcgactaatttgttgatgccgctacgccaaaaatcgcctggtctggtgtcaaagaagttgttgatccAGTTGTTACGGTCCTCTTTACTCTGGTTTGGCAGGGAGTGGaagaacctcccattcgagctcttggagtgcggctttgacaacttgtgcaacatggggcctggcgttgtcgcgAAGGgctatggtttgaccatgtggATCAGGTAATTTTAGtcaaatagcctcattcacgtgaTGTATCTGAACAATGCAGAGCTCCCCCTTGACTCTGTCattattttcgagcatttcccagtgcaccatgccctaccagtcccaccaaacacatatcatcatCCTCTTTGAATGAAGATCTGTCTTGGCTCGCGGCTTTGTGGTATCTCCTGGACCAACTCACTCCATTCTTTTCTTCATAATGAAGTACGAgtgtaggcaccatttctcatctcccgagACGAATCGGCACAAGAAGCGCTGTTTATgcccgcgtgttgctcgatggcgggcgagatgctttCTTTGTTTTATCCGTGAGGCACCCAGACTCTCACAGACggcgaacacgcaaaacacttgttttatttatgcctctcacaaacagaCTAAACAGGCTATATTGctgaaaccgtgaacatatcttcgagacgaatttgaaatttgaaaattcaaatttttttaacaaacctcgTATATACAATTAGCGCTACACCCTTTATTTGGTATTggaccgagttcctcctcctatttgtggtgagtgtcttgatgttttttccacaaataccGACTCCGAATGTCTGATGATTTTAAGCTCTTcattttatgacagaaatacacttaaAAGGTTTGCGTTGCCTGCCGTGGGGCGCCCACTATTCGAATAAacagagattcgaatctacgtatTCCACGCACCAACTCAGCCGGTAACTAACTAGTACTACTTGCATCTAAATGAGTTTTATGAGGAAAGCAGGAATACAGTAGACAACaaccgcccgttccgctggtcgtctttataaaaatctagattaattaattaaattaagccgaaaaatactgtgtgttttttataaaaattctcgcgcatgaatagtaatgaaagaagttttgaatagtagtagcaattaaaaaatgtttgatgtgatttactttattactttttttattgtaatgctctttggtatacaatattcttcgtttttccatgcgttgttgaataaatgaacaataccgatggcttaccaactcttgagcatgaaacataaagttggccatgagaaaaacatgggtattctaaatcaataccacaaattgataaagtttggccttgtgacttattaatagtaatcgcaaATGCAAGACGAACAAGAAATTGAAGACATTTGAATTCAAAcagcatatccgatggtatcattggtattcgcggtattaaaacgtcttcaccagagtattttccattcaaacttgttgcttcaatgacgttattcatcaatctcttaactgttaatcgagtgccattacatagtcgtggttgatttatgtttctcaacataataatcggtgctcctattttcaagtttaccatgtgtggcggtaatccagttaaatcaagggaattcaaaaattcagtcggataatttacaatatcatcttgatttgtaacagtgtcaacggatcgatatgtttgttctggacttggtatgttagccaaaatagccgcattcatttcattcacatctttatttttgccagccatgatggctcgttcactaagccaatcatgatttttgtaattttgaggcaaatttgggaaaatactttgatttaactgttctttcgtttgacttatttgacaaaagtttggttgtaaagttattaagccagttaaattatcgacaggaactttgccatttccaatatccaataattgctgtgaaaattcagcagctgatggatcattttgcattagaacacgtacatttgcagttagtttgagtgtttgaacatgtctccacaaatataatatgatgatttcaaacatgcagccaattcatctgctacagttgctcgaggaataacaggcagtgtttctctaaaatcacctgccagcagcactaaggcacgaccaaacatttcatttttactacgtaaatctcgtaatgtcctatcaagcgcttccagtgactttttatgtgccatcgtgcactcatcccatacaattacgtgtgcgaaaaagcggggAAAGAGAAGAGAACTATTCTATTCCCGCCCGCCTTAACCCAgttatgtgttcaggtgcaaatgacttttttgcgtgaagtctgatataaaataagttctatttactcttcttaaatttatataaacttttccaggcgaagtaaaaaaactgacatatatttgcttcaaccgtatatttgtgagtacacaggtaatacgtaaatatatgaatgatataggtaatatctcatattagcataacctttctgcaagaAACTAATGAAACGATCACCAAttacgccggcaatgatacaatgaatttttcactataactgacttcagattaacgtttacgtggtctttctcttcctcttcctcttcctgtagctattccttttcctcttccatctccagctccatctcctttctttatcccggaaacgggcagtaaaaattacttcacttaaaagctttcatcaacagcttccatctgatacccatattgtacaaacacttccaagggtaccttggtccaccttttcggctatatctcgagaccctgctcactcagagatctaaaaaatactctgtattaaagcactcatcagtagctttgctAAGAGGAAAAACCATAGAAAGCATGGTGGTGGAGTATAGAAAGCGTATTGTCTTGGCATACAGTGCTAAATTCATGACCACCACTGTGtatgagtacatacatacaaataaaagctaATATAAACAGTGAAATAAGTCtctaaactatttatttaatttaagaagTTGGTCTActtgaagaataacaaaaaacaatgtaTCGGAAAGGTTGATCAAGTGACTCGAAGCGGTTTGCTTATCAAGAAAGATGAAAGAGAACGAAAACGTGGTTCACTCACAACTACAAACACTGACGTGAAACTCTCTTAACTCTGACTTTATtggttaaaatcaaaaaactaatCTCGCCGCTTATCAAGTTGAGTATACACTTATAAACATACAGTTCTGTGCAAAATAATCAaagcttacattttttatttgcaaaagttTGGTATGCTCGAAAATgagtgttattaaaaaaatattagcgaatatttcaaaaattccaaAGTAGTAAAACGATTATACCCcactgaattttttatattggagggaaagcaaaaatattgtacCGAAGCGAGATCGCATTTTCGTGTCGAGCGTCTATGATAGCAAATTCcccaattaaatatttttagagaaagctaagattttgttttgaatattttcttattttgataaaagtttgTCTAGCTTATTTGTGCActgcttttttaaattattattattttcttgaatGTAGTTCTtatcctattttattttatttttcaacttcaaGTGCTTGTAAATGatatattacttaaattatattcaattcaattaaactcaaatatacaaaaaatgtaaacacgACTGctcaaaatattagtttggggaaaaagaaatacattattctaaaatttttccgtGAATTgcctaaaactgttttatgctcgatgtttagctcctgggcgttgctacgactactaaaatgctggtcaacttcgattatttctgtgattttatcgacattatcgacactttctttaacatcaaaaatgccttaaaaaattataaactttacgAAATATCGATCACTAGAGCCATCTAcccagaaaataatggattttctttccctcaaactaatattttaagcATCAACTCTGgcgcaccattttttttttattttgcgcgcAGCTGTATGCATGCAAGCAACCAAGGGAGGCTTTTGGGACTCAAACCCAGCTAGAttcttaaaacataaaaatatactcCCTGGCTTTCAAACAGTTTAGGCCGTTAACACCTCGAGCTTTGACGATTGGGGCGCAAAACAGTTTTCAAAGCGTGAATTGTGACCTAAGTCACACATATGGTATaccaaattaatcatccaattttgtttttgaacaacttttttactaaataaaaaacaaaatgttttcgtgtaatggaaatctttattttgaccgtTACGTGCCCCAGTGCCTATCTGACTTCACTTGGGTCAcgaagcggtttgtttacgaaaaacctGAGATTGTGTtaatgatatacgaaaaaatcaaccaatgacaacaCTTctttgccatctgaacaacttggacgagtgtgtgaaattATCGTGCAAATTTCGGCTGCAATAAGATTGTATTAGTAATATTCGAAAAAATTCAACGCAGACTTCACTCATCTTGTGAAATGGTCGTATAGAATTCGGCTGCAGAATCTCCTTAGAGACGTGGTAGCCATTTTTTTTCACCAcagctaaatagcaaacctggtaatctatcacccCTTTAACAAACCGCTGCCATTCCCCCCTCTTActtcagccaatcagctgattccttcaaaatcgctgagcgccggctaacggtctgatgttggccccacctctgcattctgtacatcgtgtaTTTACACCTATAAAGACTCAATATTCCACAGTGGAAAGAGTTATagaaaaatttactgaaaacaAGCGATCAGCGGGTAAATGTTTAATTTGTTCCTTcatgattttgattttattgaattaatttgttttgataaaaaaatgtttgtttttgtcttattattcatttttttagaatattgtgAGGTTTTATACACGGCAATACTTCTACCGACCCCCCCGAAAAAAAATACTGCTTGCGCGCCTGGCTATGTGTACGAAAGGGCAGTCATATTTTTGAATGCTTCAGAATAAACTTGAGCTGAGCTGTTTCAGTAGCTTTCGCGAAGTCGACGTTGACTAAAGTGAGAAGCGTTTAACGCTTTTCAAAGTATCTCAGCGTAATTTGAAAAAGtcaatttgacaaaaaatatacattatacatacatatatattatatgcagTTCTAAGAAACAAAGATTTTTATGTAATAGTGTTATTGCATTTTACTTGATAATTATGATCTGCTCCATCGGTACACATTTCCCATGCACTCCGCTTATTAATATATATCTGATAGCATTATGGTTGCTGATTGGCGGCTGTTCGGGTGAGTAAGTGcggtaaaataatgaaaaacaaaaagcgtTTGTGGGTATTCCCAATTTCCGTATTTTAAAGTACgcgtcttttttgttttgttttatattattttgaattgcTTGGAATTTGGTGAAGATACTACAACTTTCTGCCTAACTGTTCGTGGATTttcgagaaattaaaaaaaaaaaacaattttgtgtttttgttttttgcaagcGTCAGTTTATTTTAGCTAATAGCTATTACCATCGAAGCAATTAATTagcgtaaataaataattgtaaacAACTCTTAAGTTGTTCGATGGCAAGGAGAGGAGTGGAGGAGTAGAGAAGTAGAAAGagagtatatatttatgtatatacctatacaaGTACACATCCATATACAATATACAAAATAAAGGATGCCCACGGTGGAGAGAAtgcagaaggtgtggccaacttCAAACCGTTCAACGGCTCTCAACGACTTCGAAAGCACCAGCGGATTTACTGGCGTCGCAGAGGATATGACAACGGTTTGATCAGCAAAAACTGAAATGCTGGATTGTCTGTAGACAATCAGTTTTATATTACCGGAACGAACAGAATTTTCGATCGAGGACTGTCATATTGCAGCAGCATTtcccaaaataaatatttggagaaTATTTTTGCGGTCACAACAAAAACATTGTGTTCACGAAGTACGAAAAAATGAACGCGGCCGCTACCCGTATTACTTCATTGCAAGGTGTAC harbors:
- the LOC128856210 gene encoding polycystin-2, yielding MEPNRKMLILLGVCIFIVVLCLIVIILVFGFSHESRKFRGLLFVIAVVLLFQCLIGDFCKFLGYSCYSALRKRPAVQEGPDVGRSATTNNYDEDALVRLQLASHEAAMYAAPAHYNESLNLKYKLIINELRLYGIYFLFLMLLVVGSRDYLVYYNTRTMRTVFAETRLGDVGLHYVTNLDGVYRYIASVTIEAFNQGKDYNDEVISEPGWINYNIAKLLSVVRLRQVRREDKYIGLTSPRFDTRNYMPRWELPFERLHYISKYVHTYGPWLQGELDSNLFTTRYHKGHLYTYEGNNGYLTFLSRDLNNSLTILQYLRKSNWIDERTAGIFVDFTLYNADSNIFSVCTIFMEFTPFGDVLPLLDVESVKLLMNLDNIPGVMLTIFLLYLFSFIYFTKHLILNLLYKTKMSASPWNVVDCVMVCLNVFIIILIIAREAKVASLMTRFENSMKLEFVDFRVPAKMDHIANLAIGFLISLTTLRLWKVFQFAKPFRVFTRTLYRARYALLTLLAVIIIWLIAFGFSSYIINGNDTKHFTHLTGSFTTSMSYSFGFSKSISPDELTFGGLTLGFILYALLMFVIAIVLLNLFITLICDYFSENKITLDDEEANELSFYEFLKVEFGDWGRWCKRTCCFCCRKRVYDPEKGDVKEQIEKSVDDAEKKAGKRKMTDREEEGPSYGPQLRDLSQVRAMARKFNAQIALLRRHQRWRQRYNR